From the Maioricimonas rarisocia genome, one window contains:
- a CDS encoding HEAT repeat domain-containing protein → MTDRLAPLHSDDADARNDAIRDLAREASPELLDELQKLLSDPAASHYARQAAAETLGQIGPPDGAAILYGLLEDDDATHRELAAIGLGRAPSAETVQRLIAALSDKVNTVRNVAERSLLAMEEELAAHGVEPLLELLEHPVPLSRSPAARLLGITQDERALEPLLNHLQNDRQWLARMWAAKGLGDLGKIEAAQPLAHAMQHDEKNRVRAASAEALGKLRPDNAEQLLRTALETDDDGGVRKIAGEALYSLGFESPEYHPDDPFDE, encoded by the coding sequence ATGACGGACCGACTCGCACCGCTTCACTCCGACGATGCCGACGCACGCAACGACGCCATCCGCGATCTGGCTAGGGAAGCCTCACCGGAACTTCTGGATGAATTACAGAAGCTGCTCTCCGATCCCGCCGCTTCCCACTACGCCCGTCAGGCTGCCGCGGAGACGCTCGGGCAGATCGGTCCGCCGGACGGTGCCGCCATTCTGTACGGCCTCCTCGAGGACGACGATGCGACACACCGCGAACTGGCCGCCATTGGGCTCGGCCGGGCACCCTCCGCCGAAACCGTTCAACGTCTGATCGCCGCCCTGAGTGACAAGGTGAATACGGTCCGCAACGTTGCCGAGCGAAGCCTGCTCGCGATGGAAGAGGAGCTGGCCGCACACGGCGTCGAACCACTTCTCGAACTGCTCGAGCATCCGGTCCCGCTCAGCCGTTCTCCAGCCGCTCGGTTGCTCGGCATTACGCAGGACGAACGCGCCCTCGAGCCGCTGCTCAATCACCTGCAGAATGATCGCCAGTGGCTGGCCCGGATGTGGGCAGCCAAAGGCCTGGGCGATCTCGGCAAAATCGAAGCAGCCCAGCCGCTCGCCCACGCCATGCAGCATGATGAGAAGAACCGTGTGCGTGCCGCATCGGCAGAAGCACTCGGCAAACTGCGTCCGGACAACGCCGAACAATTGCTGCGGACGGCACTGGAAACAGACGACGACGGCGGAGTTCGCAAGATCGCCGGGGAAGCACTGTACTCACTCGGCTTCGAATCCCCCGAGTATCATCCGGACGATCCGTTTGACGAGTGA
- a CDS encoding response regulator, translated as MPARILVCDDEPHITRIIEYRLRRAGYEIEAASDGLAGWEALQRNPPALLITDCQMPRMNGLELCRTIRSDDRFEKLPIILLTAKGYELSSQMLHRELHVAAVMSKPFSPRELTRLVRLFASQGEGELPPSGDTNVCSPAGEPPQ; from the coding sequence ATGCCCGCCCGCATTCTCGTTTGCGATGACGAGCCCCACATCACGCGCATCATCGAGTACCGTCTGCGTCGAGCGGGGTACGAGATCGAGGCGGCCAGCGACGGTCTGGCAGGATGGGAGGCACTGCAGCGGAACCCTCCGGCCTTGCTGATCACGGACTGTCAGATGCCGCGGATGAATGGCCTCGAATTGTGCCGCACGATCCGCTCGGACGACCGGTTCGAGAAGCTGCCGATTATTCTGCTGACGGCAAAGGGATACGAACTCTCTTCACAGATGCTGCATCGGGAGCTGCACGTCGCGGCGGTCATGAGCAAACCGTTCAGTCCCCGCGAACTGACGCGGCTGGTACGCCTGTTCGCCAGTCAGGGGGAGGGGGAATTGCCGCCGTCCGGTGACACGAACGTTTGCAGCCCGGCGGGCGAACCACCACAATAA
- a CDS encoding cation:proton antiporter, translating into MAEHQLVALAGVFVLGSLAQWIAWRLRLPSILLLLVFGFVAGPVTGLINPDELLGDLLFPVVSLSVAVILFEGSLSLQLVELREIGKVLGYLLTLGAGITWLLTTLAAYFVLGLEFHTSLLLGALLVVTGPTVIGPLLRQIRPIGRVGPIARWEGIVIDPVGAMLAVLVFEAEAAIQAARFDVATLDAASGLLGTVASGIFFGLLAGVVLEFVLTRHFVPDYLQSPVTLMFVFASFVASNLLKHESGLAAVTVMGVYLANRHAVPLRHILEFKENLTVVLVSSLFILLTARLDPMVMMDFGWRGLLFCLVMLLLVRPISVFFATLGSPLSWAERGFLAWLAPRGIVAAAVASVFAIRLGPEAGRGLVPATFLVIAVTVVVYGLTAFPLARRLGLAMADPQGVLIASAHAGARAMAHGLQEAGFPVLLVDTNHWNIQQARMEGLRTAPMNILSEQAVTDLDLGGIGRFLGMTSNDGVNSLAALRMADIFGRAEVYQLTPARKAEKQEEAAHHLRARFLFGPEVTYEVLDKKFAAGWRIKITKLTPEFDYAAFRAQYGDEALILFTCQNGQLTVRTSESKSVPAAGHKIIALVGPDGNSHA; encoded by the coding sequence ATGGCGGAGCATCAGTTAGTCGCCCTGGCCGGGGTTTTCGTCCTCGGTTCTCTTGCCCAATGGATCGCGTGGCGGCTGCGTCTGCCGTCGATCCTGCTGCTGCTGGTCTTCGGTTTCGTGGCCGGCCCGGTCACCGGCCTGATCAACCCCGATGAACTGCTCGGCGATCTGCTGTTTCCGGTCGTCTCCCTGTCGGTGGCCGTGATCCTCTTCGAGGGGAGTCTGAGCCTGCAGCTCGTCGAGCTGCGGGAGATCGGGAAGGTGCTCGGCTACCTGCTGACTCTCGGGGCCGGCATCACCTGGCTGCTGACGACACTGGCGGCCTATTTCGTGCTGGGGCTGGAGTTCCACACAAGCCTGCTGCTGGGAGCACTGCTGGTTGTCACCGGGCCGACGGTCATCGGTCCACTGCTGCGTCAGATCCGCCCGATCGGTCGCGTGGGACCGATCGCCCGCTGGGAAGGGATCGTCATCGATCCGGTCGGGGCGATGCTGGCGGTCCTCGTGTTCGAGGCGGAGGCGGCCATTCAGGCGGCGCGGTTCGATGTGGCGACGCTGGATGCCGCGAGCGGGCTGCTCGGAACGGTTGCCAGTGGGATCTTCTTTGGACTGCTGGCCGGCGTGGTTCTCGAGTTCGTGCTGACGCGTCATTTCGTGCCGGACTACCTGCAGAGTCCCGTGACTCTCATGTTTGTCTTCGCGTCGTTCGTCGCGTCCAACCTGCTCAAGCACGAGTCAGGGCTGGCGGCGGTGACGGTCATGGGGGTGTATCTGGCGAATCGCCATGCGGTGCCCCTCAGGCACATTCTGGAGTTCAAGGAGAACCTGACGGTCGTCCTGGTCTCGAGTCTGTTCATATTGCTGACTGCGCGGCTCGACCCGATGGTGATGATGGACTTCGGCTGGCGTGGGCTGCTGTTCTGCCTGGTGATGCTGCTGCTGGTCCGGCCGATCTCGGTCTTCTTTGCGACACTCGGTTCGCCGCTCTCGTGGGCAGAGCGCGGCTTTCTGGCCTGGCTGGCCCCGCGCGGCATTGTGGCGGCCGCCGTCGCTTCCGTGTTTGCGATCCGTCTGGGACCGGAAGCCGGGCGGGGACTGGTGCCGGCAACTTTTCTGGTGATTGCAGTGACCGTCGTTGTTTACGGGCTGACGGCGTTTCCGCTGGCGCGGCGGCTGGGGCTGGCGATGGCCGATCCTCAGGGCGTCCTGATCGCCAGTGCGCATGCCGGAGCCCGTGCCATGGCCCACGGTCTGCAGGAAGCCGGCTTTCCCGTGCTGCTGGTGGATACGAACCACTGGAACATCCAGCAGGCGCGGATGGAAGGACTCCGCACAGCGCCGATGAACATCCTGTCAGAACAGGCCGTGACCGACCTCGACCTTGGGGGCATTGGTCGTTTTCTCGGCATGACCTCGAACGACGGCGTCAATTCGCTCGCAGCGCTGCGGATGGCCGACATCTTCGGACGTGCCGAGGTGTATCAGTTGACGCCGGCCCGCAAGGCCGAGAAGCAGGAAGAGGCGGCCCACCATCTGCGGGCCCGATTCCTGTTCGGTCCGGAGGTCACCTACGAAGTCCTCGACAAGAAGTTCGCGGCCGGCTGGCGGATCAAGATCACGAAGCTGACGCCGGAGTTCGACTATGCCGCGTTCCGTGCCCAGTACGGAGACGAGGCCCTGATCCTGTTCACGTGTCAGAACGGTCAGTTGACGGTCCGAACGTCGGAGTCGAAGTCGGTTCCCGCTGCCGGACACAAGATCATTGCGCTGGTCGGTCCGGACGGAAACTCGCATGCGTGA
- a CDS encoding glycoside hydrolase family 38 N-terminal domain-containing protein: MYDELIVLIPCHSLEDFPTELSEQPASSLLNAFAVLMHPRLLATAGSLPRWERADDVEDVRPGQLVIVPTACDEWIPGGWVERARDQGTTVLSRLSDRDEMIAAALAPLGEEGANPDEPDPDLVADFYALGTSYLLTELLTRHMRNFSHLDEIHMEREAVAGAKAALAGDRQAAEAHLRNCFEQLLECRERFYPVDCYLIDLCLVTSQYAGDELRALLQETVPVNAMLAASELESIAAEHPDIAASIRTACQEGRLELVGGDWRETCAPLLSLDSIIWQLHRGHDIFQKTIDKAPVTWGRRRYGVTPQIPQILSRFGYKGGLHFVMDDGMYPDEEHSLLRWSGCDGSVIDGISRIPLAADSAASFLRFPVRMSESMDFDHTAGLVLARWPEVRTPWLGDLRRAARYAPALGKFVTFSDFFEQSDGHGRLSEFSPGEYLTPFLVQAVARQEADPISRYTRYWELKHRLDAASWTKGLVQLLSRGRIDADPIAHLEEPLEADDPVPDSEALKQLDADLASLQEESSTELARLLTGTEADASDGRLFVNTLSFPRRAVVEWPEETPLPDPGGPVISVQEEAANPRLVVEVPGGGFLYLACPKEASAPKAPPKTPLAEDWLVRNEYFEVRISDVTGGVAAIQTYRRSPNRLSQQLAFRFPRERTIVEGEGEERTEYRSYYSEMRVDRMQVLSEGPALGEIATTGKIVDQQNDTPLADYRQTVRVWRGRPVVELDIELDVHQMPEGDPWTNYIGQRFAWKHSSAVLTRSMQQGAQPVGGERIEAPHYLELADDEFRTTILPMGLPFHRTTGPRMLDTMLITAGETRRHFRTLVAVDVEFPMQAAADAMTPLLNIPTAAGALATGQTGWLFHVSAANVQLTRILPLQTKAAEETHAPGFAVRLLETEGRHCTAQLRCFRTPQTARQRNFQGETINTLRIQEDTVLVEVAPYEVCDVELNFEA; this comes from the coding sequence ATGTACGACGAACTGATCGTCCTGATTCCCTGCCACAGCCTCGAAGATTTTCCCACCGAACTCTCCGAGCAGCCGGCCTCCAGCCTGCTCAACGCGTTCGCAGTGCTGATGCACCCCCGGCTGCTGGCGACCGCCGGCTCCCTTCCCCGCTGGGAACGGGCCGACGATGTCGAGGACGTCCGGCCGGGACAGTTGGTCATCGTGCCGACCGCCTGCGACGAGTGGATTCCCGGCGGATGGGTCGAACGGGCCCGCGACCAGGGAACGACCGTCCTCAGTCGCCTCAGCGACCGGGACGAGATGATTGCCGCCGCCCTGGCCCCCCTTGGTGAGGAAGGCGCCAATCCCGACGAGCCCGACCCGGATCTCGTCGCTGACTTCTACGCGCTGGGGACCAGCTATCTGCTGACGGAACTGCTGACCCGCCACATGCGGAACTTCAGCCACCTCGACGAGATTCACATGGAACGGGAGGCGGTGGCCGGAGCCAAAGCGGCCCTCGCCGGCGACCGGCAGGCGGCCGAGGCCCACCTTCGCAACTGCTTCGAACAACTGCTGGAATGTCGCGAGCGTTTCTATCCGGTCGACTGCTACCTCATCGATCTCTGCCTGGTCACCTCGCAGTATGCCGGAGACGAACTCCGGGCACTGCTGCAGGAAACCGTCCCCGTCAATGCCATGCTGGCTGCCAGCGAGCTCGAGTCGATCGCGGCCGAACATCCCGACATCGCCGCATCCATCCGCACGGCCTGCCAGGAAGGACGCCTGGAGCTGGTCGGAGGGGACTGGCGGGAAACCTGTGCTCCCCTGCTCTCGCTCGACTCGATCATCTGGCAACTCCACCGCGGGCACGACATCTTCCAGAAGACAATCGACAAGGCACCGGTCACGTGGGGCCGTCGCCGCTACGGCGTCACTCCACAGATCCCGCAGATCCTCTCCCGCTTCGGCTACAAGGGGGGACTGCACTTCGTCATGGATGACGGGATGTACCCGGACGAAGAGCACAGCCTGCTCCGCTGGTCCGGTTGCGACGGTTCGGTCATCGACGGGATCAGCCGCATCCCTCTCGCCGCCGACAGCGCCGCCAGCTTCCTGCGGTTTCCGGTCCGCATGTCCGAATCAATGGATTTCGACCATACGGCAGGACTCGTTTTGGCACGCTGGCCGGAGGTTCGCACTCCCTGGCTGGGTGACCTCCGGCGTGCCGCCCGCTACGCACCGGCACTCGGGAAGTTCGTCACCTTCAGCGATTTCTTCGAACAGTCGGACGGCCACGGTCGCCTCTCGGAGTTCAGCCCCGGCGAATACCTGACGCCGTTTCTGGTCCAGGCGGTTGCCCGACAGGAAGCCGACCCGATCTCGCGCTATACGCGGTACTGGGAACTCAAGCACCGCCTCGATGCCGCTTCGTGGACGAAAGGCCTGGTCCAGCTTCTCAGCCGTGGCCGCATCGACGCCGATCCGATTGCCCACCTCGAAGAGCCGCTCGAAGCAGACGACCCGGTCCCCGATTCCGAAGCACTCAAGCAACTCGACGCCGACCTGGCATCGTTGCAGGAAGAATCCTCAACCGAACTGGCCCGTTTGCTCACCGGCACCGAAGCGGATGCGTCCGATGGCCGGCTGTTCGTCAACACGCTCAGCTTTCCCCGCAGGGCGGTCGTCGAGTGGCCCGAGGAAACGCCCCTGCCCGATCCGGGCGGACCGGTGATCTCCGTCCAGGAAGAAGCGGCGAACCCGCGACTGGTGGTCGAAGTCCCGGGTGGAGGATTCCTGTACCTTGCCTGTCCGAAAGAGGCATCCGCACCGAAAGCTCCGCCGAAAACCCCGCTCGCAGAAGACTGGCTCGTTCGCAACGAGTACTTCGAAGTCCGCATCAGTGACGTGACGGGGGGAGTGGCTGCCATTCAGACCTACCGCCGCAGCCCCAACCGTCTGAGTCAGCAGTTGGCCTTTCGCTTTCCGCGCGAGCGCACGATCGTCGAAGGAGAGGGAGAAGAGCGGACAGAGTACCGCAGCTACTACTCCGAGATGCGCGTCGACCGGATGCAGGTGCTCAGTGAAGGACCGGCGCTCGGCGAGATTGCAACGACCGGCAAGATCGTCGACCAGCAGAACGACACACCACTGGCCGACTACCGCCAGACCGTCCGCGTCTGGCGGGGCCGCCCCGTCGTCGAACTGGACATCGAACTGGATGTGCACCAGATGCCCGAGGGGGATCCATGGACGAACTACATCGGCCAGCGATTCGCCTGGAAACACTCCTCCGCCGTCCTGACCCGCTCGATGCAGCAGGGGGCCCAGCCGGTCGGAGGGGAGCGGATCGAGGCCCCGCACTACCTCGAGCTGGCCGACGACGAATTCCGCACGACGATCCTGCCGATGGGTCTTCCGTTCCACCGTACGACCGGACCACGGATGCTCGACACGATGCTGATCACCGCCGGCGAAACGCGCCGTCACTTCCGGACTCTCGTTGCCGTCGACGTCGAGTTCCCGATGCAGGCGGCGGCTGATGCCATGACGCCGCTGCTGAACATCCCTACGGCAGCGGGAGCGCTGGCGACCGGCCAGACCGGCTGGCTGTTTCACGTCAGCGCCGCCAACGTGCAGCTCACCCGGATCCTTCCACTGCAGACGAAGGCCGCCGAAGAAACACATGCCCCCGGCTTCGCGGTACGGCTGCTCGAAACCGAGGGCCGCCACTGCACGGCACAGCTGCGATGCTTCCGCACGCCGCAGACGGCGCGGCAGCGCAACTTCCAGGGCGAGACAATCAACACGCTCCGCATTCAGGAAGACACGGTGCTCGTTGAGGTCGCTCCCTATGAAGTCTGCGACGTCGAGCTGAACTTCGAAGCATGA
- the pilM gene encoding type IV pilus assembly protein PilM yields MAESRSVWGIDIGQSALKAMKLRYADAAEQLVAVAFDYVPYPKILSQPDAIPEEIIPQALETFLSRNDVQGDLISISVPGQSALTRFIQLPPVEKSKLPEIVKYEARQQIPFALEDVIWDYQPLGAGDDESGYLLDAEVGLFAMKRDQVMQHLRPFLNAKLEVELIQVAPLALYNVLTYDELGIRPGDTPEPDGEHVIVLDMGCDNTTLVVSDGVKIWIRNVPLGGNHFTRALTKEMKLSFAKAEHLKCNATKSPDPRAVFQALRPVFNDYVSEIQRSIGYFSSVNRQAKISKVIGVGNGFKLAGLQKFLQQNLQYEVERPDTFKGVAGDSVLSAPLFSDNVLSFAVPYGLALQTLGLSRVGTTLLPPEIATARKIRRKKPWAVATAATLLAGLTLSTVGNGYTYSVVHQPEFAEAEEEAKQLGTEISGYKSAYDSQKSSFDSTRSRLMSLTEGRRDLFWLEVYNAIVDALPRDTADQLDEVDIEKRHMIALSQITSERMADVSTWFDGLSREHKDVMVEEDKANPPSGEGYVFTLAGNHWHKGERAEDQGYLYLLNHYLVNLQKPQLQREGFPPRDVTRLGISHATVIEADTKEVIYDQNTGPKIETGRVDLSGSGRRGLPRRRFGAQPEVSGEYGPARTQSRQNSEDVRKIEQTSFIIQFVLQPIRDKSERPEIVSESGEGAAGEAAASEVTEAATTEP; encoded by the coding sequence ATGGCGGAATCTCGTTCAGTCTGGGGCATCGACATTGGGCAGTCGGCGCTGAAGGCGATGAAACTGCGGTACGCAGATGCGGCCGAGCAACTCGTGGCGGTCGCCTTTGATTACGTTCCGTATCCGAAGATCCTCAGCCAGCCGGATGCGATTCCCGAAGAGATCATCCCGCAGGCTCTCGAAACCTTTCTCTCCCGCAACGATGTGCAGGGAGATCTGATCTCGATCAGCGTGCCCGGCCAGTCGGCCCTGACACGCTTCATTCAGCTGCCGCCGGTCGAGAAAAGCAAGCTGCCCGAGATCGTCAAGTACGAAGCCCGGCAGCAGATCCCGTTCGCGCTCGAAGACGTCATCTGGGACTACCAGCCGCTGGGGGCCGGTGACGACGAGAGCGGCTATCTGCTCGATGCCGAGGTCGGCCTGTTCGCGATGAAGCGCGACCAGGTGATGCAGCACCTGCGTCCGTTCCTCAACGCCAAGCTCGAAGTCGAGCTGATCCAGGTCGCTCCGCTCGCCCTGTACAACGTGCTGACGTACGACGAGCTGGGCATCCGGCCGGGCGATACGCCGGAGCCGGACGGCGAACACGTCATCGTCCTCGACATGGGGTGCGACAACACGACGCTGGTCGTTTCGGACGGTGTGAAGATCTGGATCCGCAACGTGCCGCTGGGTGGGAATCACTTCACCCGGGCACTCACCAAAGAGATGAAGCTCAGCTTCGCCAAGGCGGAGCACCTGAAGTGCAACGCGACGAAGTCTCCCGATCCGCGTGCCGTCTTCCAGGCGCTGCGACCGGTCTTCAATGACTATGTCTCCGAGATCCAGCGTTCGATCGGTTACTTCTCGAGCGTGAACCGTCAGGCGAAGATCTCGAAAGTGATCGGTGTCGGCAACGGTTTCAAACTGGCCGGTCTGCAGAAGTTCCTGCAGCAGAATCTGCAGTACGAGGTGGAGCGGCCGGACACGTTCAAGGGAGTGGCCGGCGATTCGGTGCTGAGTGCTCCGCTCTTCTCGGACAACGTCCTCAGCTTCGCCGTCCCGTATGGTCTGGCTCTGCAGACGCTGGGTCTCAGCCGGGTCGGTACGACGCTGCTGCCGCCGGAAATCGCCACGGCCCGCAAGATTCGCCGCAAGAAGCCCTGGGCGGTCGCCACGGCCGCGACGCTGCTGGCAGGTCTGACACTGTCGACGGTTGGCAACGGCTACACGTATTCGGTGGTGCATCAGCCCGAGTTTGCCGAGGCGGAAGAAGAAGCCAAGCAGCTGGGGACGGAGATTTCCGGCTACAAGAGCGCCTATGACTCGCAGAAGTCATCGTTCGACAGCACCCGCAGCCGGCTGATGTCGCTGACCGAAGGTCGCCGGGATCTGTTCTGGCTGGAAGTGTACAACGCCATTGTCGACGCCCTGCCGCGTGACACGGCCGATCAGCTGGATGAGGTCGACATCGAGAAGCGTCACATGATCGCTCTCTCGCAGATCACCAGCGAGAGGATGGCGGATGTGTCGACCTGGTTTGACGGTCTTTCTCGCGAACACAAGGACGTGATGGTCGAAGAAGACAAGGCGAATCCTCCCTCCGGCGAAGGGTACGTCTTCACGCTCGCCGGAAATCACTGGCACAAAGGTGAGCGGGCGGAGGACCAGGGCTATCTGTACCTGTTGAATCACTACCTGGTGAACCTGCAGAAGCCGCAGCTTCAGCGGGAGGGCTTTCCTCCCCGCGACGTGACGCGGCTGGGGATCAGCCATGCGACGGTGATCGAGGCGGATACCAAGGAGGTAATCTACGATCAGAACACCGGGCCGAAGATCGAGACCGGCCGCGTGGACCTGAGCGGCAGTGGCCGGCGCGGTCTGCCGCGTCGCCGGTTCGGGGCCCAGCCGGAAGTGAGCGGCGAGTACGGCCCGGCCCGTACTCAGTCCCGACAGAACAGCGAGGATGTCCGCAAGATCGAGCAGACATCGTTTATCATTCAGTTTGTGCTGCAGCCGATTCGCGACAAGAGTGAGCGGCCTGAGATCGTCAGCGAAAGCGGCGAGGGAGCAGCGGGCGAGGCGGCAGCCTCCGAGGTGACCGAAGCTGCCACCACAGAACCGTAG
- a CDS encoding C45 family autoproteolytic acyltransferase/hydolase gives MRRTVCSVRTICLAFLLASLVLLQTAGAETIARCGQGWLEKVGDYRVLHLKGTPYEIGYQHGALLREAARQNLEHIVHGEGSQRLVEFGPLKLTPRDAILSILTIQRPHVPQKYFDELAGLAAGSGMDLEDVQVGNFIPELFHCSGFALMNSATEDGTLYHGRVLDYATDWGLQDHAVVIVCEPEGGIPFVNITYAGFIGSVTGMNAEHVSIGEMGGGGLGHWQGVPMAFLVREGLERGRTLEDVLTIFRESPRTCEYFYVVADAKTNEAVGMEASWDVMDVIRPGETHPLLPSPVKDCALLSAGSRYEELVKRVQEGHGRFTAESALRLMDRPVAMKSNLHNVLFEPKTTRFWVANAGSDGSPAAEQPYHAFQLTELLSRQPDADAEIVPFRAAAEAGVPVSRATQTTPVTIGD, from the coding sequence ATGCGTCGTACCGTCTGCTCTGTCCGCACGATCTGCCTGGCGTTTCTGCTGGCATCACTGGTCCTTCTCCAGACCGCGGGGGCGGAAACCATTGCCCGTTGCGGCCAGGGCTGGCTCGAGAAGGTAGGTGACTACCGCGTTCTGCATCTCAAGGGTACGCCTTACGAGATCGGCTACCAGCATGGGGCCCTGCTGCGTGAGGCGGCCCGGCAGAATCTCGAACACATTGTGCACGGCGAAGGGAGCCAGCGTCTGGTCGAGTTCGGGCCCCTCAAGCTGACGCCACGCGACGCGATCCTTTCGATTCTCACCATTCAGCGTCCGCACGTGCCGCAGAAGTACTTCGACGAGCTGGCCGGATTGGCGGCCGGCAGCGGCATGGACCTCGAAGACGTGCAGGTCGGCAACTTCATCCCCGAGCTGTTTCACTGCAGCGGGTTCGCGCTGATGAACTCGGCGACGGAGGACGGCACGCTCTATCACGGCCGGGTCCTCGACTACGCCACCGACTGGGGATTGCAGGATCACGCGGTCGTCATCGTCTGCGAGCCGGAAGGTGGTATTCCTTTCGTGAACATCACGTACGCCGGCTTTATCGGCAGCGTGACCGGCATGAATGCCGAGCACGTCTCGATCGGCGAGATGGGTGGCGGCGGCCTGGGGCACTGGCAGGGTGTGCCGATGGCGTTTCTGGTCCGGGAAGGCCTCGAACGGGGCCGGACCCTCGAGGACGTGCTGACGATCTTCCGGGAAAGTCCACGGACCTGCGAGTACTTCTACGTCGTGGCGGATGCGAAGACGAACGAGGCGGTCGGAATGGAAGCCTCATGGGACGTGATGGACGTGATCCGTCCGGGCGAGACTCATCCGCTGCTGCCATCACCGGTGAAGGACTGCGCACTCCTTTCGGCCGGCAGCCGTTATGAGGAGCTGGTCAAACGCGTGCAGGAAGGACATGGCCGGTTTACCGCCGAGTCGGCCCTGCGGCTGATGGACCGTCCGGTCGCGATGAAGTCGAACCTGCACAACGTGCTGTTCGAACCGAAGACAACCCGGTTCTGGGTGGCCAATGCCGGGTCGGACGGAAGTCCCGCGGCCGAGCAGCCGTACCACGCGTTCCAACTGACCGAGCTGCTCTCGCGGCAGCCGGATGCGGATGCGGAGATCGTACCGTTCCGGGCCGCAGCCGAGGCGGGCGTGCCCGTGAGTCGTGCGACGCAGACAACCCCGGTCACGATTGGTGATTGA
- a CDS encoding COG3014 family protein, producing the protein MNLPPPLTRLILLLACLPLVAGCASHADRLHQFRSDFFAGNLEQATAEIDELIVDSKEDADVLKLDRAVVELASGRPQNAERLLREVRDRFDHLEQTSAAELAASMVTDDTAISYAGEDHEKVLILSLLALSNLMSDGTDATAYSLQIADKQRQLIEAAGGVEEHPELAQRQVALGPYIQAALQEESFTSPDDVIRSRTRVVEWQPGFRDGKADLERARYETHSQPGHGVVYVFTLVGRGPTKEESLEIPTQAALLIADRIISHNASQSLPPTVAPIRVPKVVTRANRIQEVSVRVNDEPAGSTATLVDVGELGRVHYEAKYPEVIGRAIARRVLKKSAVYAVKEQVNADASPLADVALTLAGIAWEATETPDTRCWGLLPDEIQVLRLELPAGPHKLTLQPADGYGPFGQPASVGVNVRDGHNAYVLANFPDHRLVGQILTNEAVE; encoded by the coding sequence GTGAACCTCCCTCCGCCACTGACCAGACTGATCCTGCTGCTCGCGTGCCTGCCCCTGGTCGCCGGCTGCGCCTCGCATGCCGACCGCCTGCACCAGTTCCGCTCCGACTTCTTCGCCGGCAACCTCGAGCAGGCCACGGCCGAAATCGACGAGCTGATTGTCGACTCGAAGGAAGATGCCGACGTCCTCAAGCTGGACCGGGCCGTCGTCGAGCTCGCCTCGGGACGGCCGCAGAACGCCGAGCGACTGCTGCGCGAAGTGCGCGACCGGTTCGACCATCTCGAGCAGACCAGCGCGGCCGAGCTGGCGGCGTCGATGGTCACCGACGACACGGCGATCTCGTACGCGGGCGAGGATCATGAGAAGGTGCTCATCCTTTCGCTCCTGGCGCTGTCGAATCTGATGTCGGACGGGACCGACGCGACCGCATACTCGCTGCAGATTGCCGACAAGCAGCGGCAACTGATCGAAGCGGCCGGCGGTGTGGAGGAACATCCCGAACTGGCTCAGCGACAGGTGGCACTGGGGCCGTACATTCAGGCAGCCCTGCAGGAAGAGTCGTTCACCAGTCCCGACGATGTCATCCGCTCGCGGACCCGCGTCGTCGAATGGCAGCCGGGATTCCGGGATGGCAAAGCGGACCTCGAACGGGCCCGCTACGAGACCCACTCGCAGCCGGGCCACGGCGTCGTCTATGTCTTCACGCTGGTTGGGCGGGGCCCGACGAAGGAAGAGTCTCTCGAGATCCCAACGCAGGCCGCCCTGCTGATCGCCGACCGGATTATCAGCCACAACGCCAGTCAGTCGCTCCCGCCGACCGTGGCACCGATTCGCGTCCCCAAGGTCGTCACGCGTGCGAATCGCATCCAGGAAGTGAGCGTGCGGGTCAACGACGAACCGGCCGGCTCGACCGCCACGCTCGTCGATGTGGGGGAACTGGGGCGGGTGCACTACGAGGCGAAGTACCCCGAAGTGATCGGACGTGCCATCGCCCGTCGTGTCCTCAAGAAGTCGGCGGTCTATGCCGTCAAGGAACAGGTCAACGCCGACGCCTCGCCGCTGGCCGACGTGGCGCTCACACTCGCCGGCATCGCGTGGGAAGCGACCGAGACACCCGACACCCGCTGCTGGGGCCTGCTGCCGGACGAAATCCAGGTGCTGCGGCTCGAACTGCCGGCAGGTCCTCACAAGCTCACGCTGCAACCGGCGGATGGCTACGGACCGTTCGGGCAGCCGGCGAGCGTGGGAGTGAACGTCCGCGACGGGCACAACGCGTACGTACTGGCGAACTTCCCGGACCACCGCCTGGTGGGGCAGATCCTCACGAACGAAGCCGTCGAGTGA